One stretch of Podospora bellae-mahoneyi strain CBS 112042 chromosome 2, whole genome shotgun sequence DNA includes these proteins:
- the COX6 gene encoding Cytochrome c oxidase subunit 6 (EggNog:ENOG503P3UI; BUSCO:EOG0926522L; COG:C), producing the protein MSASLLRIAARGPSSAFFRTVVARPQPIAVRAAVAVPKTFSTSMRMRSEHAEETFEEFSARYEKEFDSVQDVFELQRNLNNAFAYDLVPSPAVLAAALRAARRVNDFPTAVRVFEGIKAKVENKGQYEQYLAELKPLREELGIELKEDLYPEEAN; encoded by the exons ATGTCGGCCTCCCTCCTTCGCATCGCCGCCCGCGGCCCCTCCAGCGCCTTCTTCCGCACCGTTGTTGCCCGGCCCCAGCCTATCGCTGTGCGCGCTGCCGTCGCCGTCCCCAAGACCTTCAGCACATCGATGCGCATGCGCTCCGAGCACGCCGAGGAGACCTTTGAGGAGTTTTCTGCTCG CTACGAGAAGGAGTTTGACAGCGTTCAGGATGTCTTTGAGCTCCAG CGCAACCTGAACAACGCTTTCGCCTACGATCTCGTCCCCTCCCCTgccgtcctcgccgccgccctcagGGCCGCGAGAAGAGTCAACGACTTCCCCACTGCCGTCCGCGTTTTCGAGG gcatcaaggccaaggtcGAGAACAAGGGCCAGTACGAGCAGTACCTTGCTGAGCTCAAGCCCCTACGTGAGGAGCTCGGCATCGAGCTCAAGGAGGACCTCTACCCCGAGGAGGCTAACTAA
- a CDS encoding hypothetical protein (COG:D; COG:Z; EggNog:ENOG503NVDB), with protein sequence MMDGDRTSPRRSSRKRSIIYAGPANASRPSKKPKTQPHQQAAQDEEPANTPYLRIYCLGSNDNAELGLGPNHRVGDVRVPTLNPFLSCPSPSEKSFKKGSFPTIKNKVVQLAVGGMHCAALTSTNEILTWGVNDNGALGRDTSSARLEEHLKNLTLHDDNSSTTSSEPDNNPLESTPHPVPFPNINPPRWTQITACDSATFLLSTTGQIYGWGCTRSSQGVSLFTPQTAIQRTPLPIPLPEPITKISARGNHILALTKTGQVYTWGLGSEQGQLGRRLPQRGNSLLSCAVTPRKIKLKNIIDIAAGPDHSFAVGENGEVWAWGLDNYAQTGALVSNRGEDGGGVCISTPTRVTNLEGILNGRRIKYLTGGNSHSLCLLDDGSVYSWGRLDSFATGVDIDTLTAQKGQKWEEEFVVRDGRGRARIVTCPVRILPLGEGENDKIRWVEAGAEHGVAVTVDGRVVTWGFNASCQTGHRGEEEEIKTPRVVGVRKGCLEGVRFGWTGAGGHFTVLGEEVVGL encoded by the coding sequence ATGATGGACGGTGACCGTACATCACCCCGACGATCTAGCCGCAAACGATCCATCATCTATGCCGGCCCAGCAAACGCCTCTCGCCCTTCCAAAAAGCCCAAAACACAGCCTCATCAACAAGCAGCCCAAGACGAGGAGCCCGCCAACACCCCATACCTTCGAATCTACTGCCTAGGAAGCAACGACAATGCAgagctcggcctcggcccCAACCACCGCGTCGGAGACGTCAGAGTCCCAACACTCAACCCTTTCCTCTCctgcccatcaccatccgAGAAATCCTTTAAAAAGGGATCATTTCCCACAATCAAAAACAAAGTAGTCCAACTCGCCGTTGGCGGTATGCACTGCGCCGCCCTTACCTCCACAAACGAAATCCTCACCTGGGGCGTCAACGACAACGGTGCCCTGGGAAGAGACACCAGCTCCGCCCGGCTGGAAGAACACCTCaaaaacctcaccctccacgacgacaactcctccaccacctcttcggAACCagacaacaaccccctcgaatccaccccccaccccgtccccttcccaaacatcaaccccccaagatGGACCCAAATCACCGCCTGCGACAGcgccaccttcctcctctccaccaccggccaAATCTACGGCTGGGGCTGCACCCGCTCCTCCCAAGGcgtctccctcttcaccccccaAACCGCCATCCAAcgcacccccctccccatccccctgcCTGAACCCATAACCAAAATCTCCGCAAGAGGTAACCACATCCTAGCCCTGACCAAAACCGGCCAAGTCTACACATGGGGCCTAGGCAGCGAGCAAGGCCAACTCGgccgccgccttccccaACGCGGAAATTCTCTTCTCTCCTGCGCAGTCACACCGAGGAAAATAAAACTAAAAAACATCATCGACATCGCCGCCGGACCAGACCACAGTTTTGCCGTTGGTGAAAACGGGGAGGTGTGGGCTTGGGGATTAGACAACTACGCCCAAACAGGAGCCCTCGTCTCCAACcggggagaagatgggggaggggtatgcATCTCGACACCAACCCGGGTTACCAACCTAGAGGGGATACTAAACGGCCGAAGAATAAAATATCTAACCGGGGGAAATAGTCATAGCCTTTGCTTGTTGGATGACGGGAGTGTTTACTCCTGGGGAAGGCTTGACTCTTTCGCCACGGGGGTAGATATCGACACGTTGACAGCACAAAAGGGACAAaaatgggaggaggagtttgtggttagggatgggaggggtaGGGCGAGGATTGTGACCTGTCCGGTGAGGATCTTGccgctgggggagggggaaaacgACAAGATTAGATGGGTCGAGGCGGGGGCGGAGCATGGGGTCGCTGTCACggtggatgggagggtggttaCCTGGGGGTTTAATGCTAGCTGTCAGACGGGACAtagaggagaagaggaggaaatcaagacgccgagggtggtgggtgtgagAAAAGgttgtttggagggggtCAGGTTTGGGTGGACGGGGGCTGGAGGGCATTTTactgttttgggggaggaggtggttgggttgtga